Within the Gimesia sp. genome, the region AGTTCAGGGACAACTCTTCCAACTGGAGACGGTTGCCCGACAACGTGTGCTGGCGAAACGCAATGCAGGGGAAGACACACCGGGAGTATCGCTGGTATCCTCTCCTATCGCTGCCTGGGATTTTCGTGAAGGGACAGACGACCTGGTGGGAGGTTTAAAGGGGACGCTGCACGGTTCTGCAAAACAGACGCCCGAGGGACTGGTGCTCGACGGGAACCGTTCCTTTTTGAAAACAGAGCCCTTGCCTCATGTTCTGGGGGAAAAGACTCTGGAAGCCTGGGTGAAACTCTCCGATCTGCAACAGCGGGGGGGGGGCGTCCTGAGCGTACAGACAACTGACGGTAATCTTTTCGATGCGATCGTGTTTGGCGAGCAGCAACCGGGACACTGGCTGGCGGGGAGCGATCATTTTAACCGCACAAAGTCATTCCAAGGCCCCGAAGAGAAGACCGCTTCAGAAAAAGAGGTACAGGTTGCCCTCGTGTATTCAGCCGACGGGACTATCACCGCTTATCGAAATGGAGCCGTTTACGGGAGCGGTTACCGCTCTAAAGGCTTGCAGACATTTCCCGCTGGAAAAACAGAAGTCCTCTTTGGTTTACGCCATGGTTCTCCGGGAGGGAATCGACTGCTCAAAGGAGTGGTCAGTCAGGCACGCCTGTATGATCGAGCATTAACGCAGGAAGAAATTCAGGCTTCTGCCCGCTGGGGAGGCATCTTCTTTTCTCAAGAAGAACTGCAGGCGGCTCTGGATGAAACACAGCGCCAACAATGGCAAGGACTGCGCCAGCAGCGTTCCCGTCTGCAGGCAGAAATCAAAAAGCTCCAGGCTGTGCAGCCAGTAAAGGTCTATGCCGCCTTGTCCCGCGATCCGGGAGTCTCACACTTGCTCAGGCGAGGAAGTGTGGCGGCACCGGCTGGCGTGGTTCAGCCGGGGGGGCTGCAGGCAATTCAGGGACTGGATGGTGATTTGCAAGTAGCCGCTGACAGTTCGGATCAGGAGCGCCGCATGAAATTTGCCAACTGGGTGACCGATGCTCGAAATCCCCTGTTTGCACGAGTAATTGTGAATCGGATCTGGCATTATCATTTTGGTCAGGGGCTGGTGAATACACCGAATGATTTTGGTTTTAATGGAGGACGCTGCAGTCATCCCGAACTGCTCGACTGGCTGGCGATTCAGTTGAAAGAGCATGACTGGAGCCTGAAATCGCTGCATCGTCTCATACTGCTCTCGGCAACGTTTCGTCAATCTTCTGAGGTCGATTCGCAGGCAATGCAGGTAGATGCTGACAATCGCTGGTTATGGCGGAAGAGTCCGCAACGGATTGAAGCGGAATCGATTCGGGATTCGATTCTGAAAGTCGCAGGTAAATTGAATCCCGAAGTCGGGGGCCGCGGTTACAAGGACGTCAAATCGTATTTCTTCAAGGGGACCCAGTTCTATGAACCACTGGATCCCGTGGGTGAAGAATTTAATCGCAGGTCGATTTATCGATTTTCCGCACGCGGGGGACGGCATCCGCTGTTGGAAACGTTCGACTGTCCCGATCCTTCTACGACGACTCCCGACCGGGCATCGACAACCACGCCTCTGCAGGCACTGGCATTGATGAATGATTCCTTTGTGTTACGCATGTCGGATCAGCTGGCCGCGCGGGTCAAGCAACGATCAGGTGCCGACACCGGGCAGCAGTTGGAGGAACTCTTTGAATTGGTCTATCAACGGCTGCCACGACAGGATGAAGCAGCGGTATCACGTGAGTTTGTTTCTCAACATGGTCTGTCTGCCTTGTGTCGGGTGCTGCTGAACAGTAACGAATTTTTATATGTGAATTGAAACTGCCATGTCATTTCCAGAGCCACAGCAGAAGAATTTGAATTCGCCTCCGGAAAACGAATTTTTGTCCCGACGTGATTTCTTTTCCTGGGCCGGGACCGGGCTGGCGGGGACGGCACTGATGGATCTGTTACTTCGTCAGCAGTCTGTGCGCGGCGCAACACCGAAGCAAGCTACGATCCCTGCACCTCATTTTTCGCCGCGAGTGAAACGGGTGGTTCATATCTGTCTGATCGGTGGGTTGAGTCATCTGGATTCGTTTGACTATAAACCTTCGCTCAAAAAACTGCATGGCAAGGAAATGCCGACCGACAAGAAGCCCGAGACGTTTTTCGGCAAAGTGGGCCTGTTGCGAAAGAACGATTTTGAGTTTCAACAGCGGGGCGAAAGGGGTCTCTGGATCTCCGAGTTGTTCCCGCACATCGCGGCACAGGCGGATGAGTTAACGCTGATCCGTTCGATGAAAGCAGATTCTGCCAATCATACGCCGGCCACATTTCAGGAGAACACCGGGTTTCGACTCAACGGTTTTCCGGTGCTCGGTTCCTGGCTGTCGTACGGGCTGGGGTGTGAGACCGATGAACTGCCTTCATATGTCGTACTGCCGGATGTCCGCGGCTATCCCGCTGCGGGAACGATTAACTGGTCCAACGGTTTCCTCCCGGCTCAGCACCAGGGGGTTCCCTTCCAGGGCGAAGGTCCCGCCATTCGGGATCTGTTTCCTGAACGGCAGATTTCTGAGCAGACCGAACTCGCCAGTCGACAATTGCTAACTCGGTTCAACCAGGCGCACCTGGAAAGAGCCGGCGCCAACAGTGACCTGGAGGCCCGGATCCGCAGCCACGTTCTAGCTGCAAAAATGCAGTTGGCCGTCCCGCGGGTGACTGATCTTTCAGGGGAGACCGCCGTGACCCGGAGTATGTACGGCTTTGACCGGGAGGAAACCGCTCCTTTTGCCCGCAACTGTCTGCTGGCCCGGCGTCTGCTGGAGCAGGGAGTGCGTTTCGTGCAGCTTTTTTCGGGAGGGCCCTTCGGTTCACCCCGCATTAACTGGGACGGGCATGAGGATGTGAAGCGGAATCATCTGCGGGAAGCGACGCGCATCGATCAGCCTGTCGCGGGGCTATTGAAGGATTTACGTCAACGGGGGATGCTGGAAGACACGCTGGTGCTGTTCTCGACTGAATTTGGCCGGACGCCTTTCACGCAATCAGCTTCAAACACGGTGGGCACAGGCCGCGATCATAATATGAATGGCTTTTCCGTCTGGATGGCAGGCGGTGGTCTCAAGCACGGGATCAGCTATGGAGCCACCGATGAATTCGGCTGGAAATCGGTCGAGAAAGTTGTTCCCTGGCACGATTATCATGCCACTGTGCTGCATCTGCTGGGCATCGATCACACCCGGCTGACCTGGTATCACAACGGGATCGAACGCCGGCTGACCAATGTGCACGGCGAAGTACTTCATGAAATTCTGGCCTGATTTTCATCTGTTTTTATCGATTCTCTTGCGAACCAGCTGATTTTTTCAGGAACTTATTTTGTGTGCATGGACGGATCGACTAGAATAGCTATAGTGTGTTTTCGTGATCGGCATCGAGGAGGGCGCTTACTTCTGTCTGATTGACATTAACGTCCTGTCTGAATAATTACTGAGATGAATACTATACAAAACCCCGGCAGCAAGGCAGACTCTAAAAGGGTCCTGATTATCGGTGGTGGTTTTGCCGGCTTGAATGCCGCGTTAGAACTGGGAGGCGTTCCCGGCGTCGAAGTGACCCTGGTTGACCGCCATAATTACCATCTGTTTCAACCATTGCTCTACCAGGTCGCCATGGCTGGCCTGAGTCCTGCAGATATCGCGACGCCCATTCGCAGCCTGCTGTCCCGCTATAAGAATACCAGTGTCCTACTGGGAGAAGCCCAGTCAATCGATCTGCCCGGCAAGAAAGTTCAGTTTGATTTTGGCGAACTGGAATACGATTACCTCGTCCTGGCCTGCGGTGCGACACACAGTTATTTCGGTCATAATGAGTGGGAAGTTTACGCTCCAGGCTTAAAGAACATCTCGCAGGCCACTGAGATTCGCAAGCGGGTGCTGTCGGCCTTTGAGCATGCAGAGCGGATTACCGACCCTGATGAGCAGAAGAAATATCTGACGTATGTGATCGTGGGTGGCGGACCAACGGGGGTTGAGTTGGCAGGGGCGATTGGCGAGATGAGTCGGTTTACCCTCTCCAAGGATTTCCGTCGCATCAATCCCAGTCATACTCGTGTGATCCTGGTCGAAGCGGGACCACGGATTCTGCCGATGTTCTCCGAAGAACAGGCGAATCGAGCAGCCCGCGACCTGGAGAACCTGGGAGTTCAGCTCTGGACTTCGTCTGTGGTAACTAACATCAACGAAGATGGTGTCGAACTGGGGAGCGAACGAATCCGGGCTGCCACTGTGCTTTGGGCGGCAGGCGTGGAAGCTTCCAAGTTGGGGCAGTCTGAGGGGATGCAGACTGATAACCGGGGCCGCGTGATGGTTGAACCAGACCTGAGTCTGACCAATTATCCCAACGTGTTCGTTGCCGGTGACCAGGCCTGTTATACACACCAGACAGGAAAACCCTTGCCGGGTACCGCACCGGTGGCACTGCAGCAGGGGCGATCCATCGGCCAAAATATCCGTACTGAAATCCAGGGCAAACCCCGCAGTGAGTTCCGTTTCCGCGACAAAGGACAGATGGCGACCATCGGTCGCAGTCGAGCCATTGTCGAGATCGGAAAGTTCAAATTAGCCGGTTTCTTCGCCTGGGTGGTCTGGCTGGTCGTGCATGTTTTCTATCTGACTGGTTTCAAGAACCGGGTGCTGGTCGTCATGCAGTGGGCCTGGTCTTACCTCAGTTTTCGTCGAGGCGCTCGATTGATTGTCGGCAAGGAATGGGATCCGGAGCCGGTGCAGGAGCCGCAGCACGAACACGAAAACGAGGAAGTTCCGGTTTCGTCCGAGCACTAAACTTGTCCTGAAAAAGCCAAAACACTCGTTTTTCGTAGCACGGCGATTTATGCTGAAGGGGATGTTTCATTCCTGATTCAGTCGAGGACGCCATGCCTTACCAGATTGCTCCCTTCCGCTTTGATGTCACTGTGCCGATCGGTCACTCGTTATGCGGAGGCTGGATTCCTGCCGCATCACGCATTGATTCACCGCTGGAAGGGCTGGGGTTTGTGCTCTTGACTGAGTCACAGCCTGTGGTTGTCTGCACTCTGGACTGGACGGGGCTCTGTAACGATGCCCATCTGCAGCTTCGCCAGGCACTGGCGAAGGCCGCCGGCACGACTGCGGACCGCGTGGCGGTGCAGTGCGTGCATCAACACGATGCCCCGTTTGCCTGCCTGGAGACGGACCGGATAGTGCGGGCGCAAGGAGATCTGCCACCCAACATGGATCCGCAGTTTTTTCAGACCTGTCTTCAGCGTGCGGAGACTGCGGTAAAGGAGAGTCTGAAATCACCACGTCGCCTGACGCATGTCGCATCGGCCCAGGCAGAGGTGGAGCAGGTGGCTTCCAACAGGCGGGTGTTAAACGACCAGGGGAAGATCCTGAAGAATCGAAGTGTGGCGGCCAGTAGCGATGATATTCGTGATCTGCCGGCCGGCGTGATCGATCCCTGGTTGAAGACGGTCGCCTTTTATGACGGCAAAGAGAAAGTCGCAGCCTGCTACTACTACGCCGTACATCCCATCAGTTTCTGTTGTACCGAGGGGCATGTAAACAGTGAGTTCGTGGGACAGGCACGCAAGTTGAAGTCGGAGCATGATGCTCCCGATTGCCTGCACGTTTATTTCACTGGCTGTGCAGGCAATATCAATGCAGGCAAGTATAACAACAGTGATCACCACGAAAATCGACCGGTACTGGCCCAACGAATCTTTGCGGCGATGGAGCGAGCGTCCGAACAACTTCGTCCCGAACCGATCAAGCGGCTGCAGTGGACGACCGCCGATTTCCTGCCCCCGGTCAACCGGGCGTTCTCCATCGCTGAACTGGAGAAACAGATCAATGATCACAGTCGACGGGTGGTGCATCGGAACCGGCCTGCTTTCACGCTGGCCTGGTTGCGACGGCATGCCGCTCAGAAGCCGATCACGTTAAGCGGGTTGCACGTCAACCAGATTTCCATGCTGCACCTGCCGGCCGAGCCGTTCATCGAATATCAGCTGCGAACCCAGATGCTCTACCCCGAACGATTCATGGCGGTGGCTGGCTACGGGGACGGCGGTCCCTGGTATCTGCCGACTGCGGAAGCTTACTTCCAGGGGGGCTATGAAGTCAGTGTGGCTTTCAGTGGCCCGGAAGTGGATCAGCATCTGATGCGGGGTATTAAAGATTTGATGCCGGGTTAGCAGTAGACTCAAATCAGCCCGGCGATCGGTTTGCCGTGCGGCAGGATGGGAATCGGTCGTCCTTGATGGTCGACGAGGGAACGCGAAGAATCGATGCCCAGGTGACGGTAGATCGTGGCCAGCATGTCCTGTGGCGTGTGAGGATTGTGTGTCGGGTATTCGGCTTTGGAGTTGGTGGCACCAACGACCTGTCCCATTTTCAGATTGCCTCCTGAGAAGAGGGCCGTGTAAGCCTGCGGCCAGTGGTTGCGTCCCGTCCCCGAGTTGTTGGAAGAGAGTCGGGGAGTGCGACCGAATTCACCGACGGCGACAACCATGATTTTCTTATCCAGGCTGCGTTCGTGGATGTCCTCGATGAGCGTGGCCAGGGCCTGATCCATGTACGGGAGACGGGTCTGCATGTATTTCGCAAAGTGACCGGGGCGTCCCGCGTTGAGAATGTGATCGTCCCAGTTCGTGAATTCCTGCCCGGTCTTCGGGGTGTTGAAGAACAGCGAGACAACGCCACAGCCGGCTTCCGCCAGGCGGCGGGCGAGCAGGCAACCCTGGCCCCACATGTTGCGTCCGTAGCGGTCACGCAGGCTGTCCGATTCACGGTCGATGTCGAACGAACGGGCGGCATCGGGGCTGGTCAACATCTGAAAGGCGAGGTCGCGGAATTTGTCATTGCCGTGCAGGTCTCCCGTGAGATCGAGATCGCTGCGCAGTTGATCGAACTGTTTGAGCAACTGGCGGCGTTCGAGCAGATGCTTCCCATCCATGCCGGCCTGCAGTTTCAGGGAAGGGGGACGGTAACTGGTTGCAGAAGGCTCGGTCGATTCAAAAGGTCCGTGCTGCATGCCCAGGTAAGTGGGCTGGACCATGTAGAACTTCGAGGGTATCGAGACATAGGGAGGCGTTCCCGCATCGGAGAGACCCCGGACAACGCTGGTGACAGAACCGAAGTCGGGATGTTCGCTTTTCGATTGTGAAGTGGGATCCAGTTTGGAAGGACGTTTCCCAGTGAGAACGATGATCCCCCCATCACTGTGAATGCCGACGTCGTGGTGCAGGGAACGGACAAGCGAGAATTTATCTGCGATTTTGGCCTGTCGCGGAAAGAGTTCGCAGATATCCATTCCCGGAACATTCGTGGAGATCGGATTAAAGAGGGAGCGGTAATCCGAGGGGGCGTCGGGTTTGAGGTCGTAGGTTTCCAGTTGCGAGGGGCCACCGTGGAGGAAGAGGAGAATGACGGAAGTTTCCGGTCGGGTCGGGGCGGCTTCACTGCGGAGAGACAGGAGTTGCGGGAGCGACAATCCCCCCAGGCAGAGTGAGCCGATGCGCATGAATTCGCGTCGGTTCACCGGTCCACTGCAGTAATTGCCCGTCATTTGATTTCATCCCGTTCTGGAGCACCCGACGACGTACTCGGGTGGAACTTTGAAATATCAATGAGCGATTATATGTGTGCGGTTTGGAAAATGCCAGAGGAACCTGTCGGGGAGGATCTGAATCAGGGAGCGTGCTCTTCGGGAGGGATCGGGCGACCGTGGGGATCCTGGTCGGTATCGAGGGTGTCGGCGTTGAGGCGGTCGCGAAGTTCCCGGTCGGTAAAATGTTCGAGTTGCTCGGCCTGGCGGTGAATCGTTTCTGTCGACATTCCTGCGTGTTCAACGAGGTAGTGTTCCCAGAGTCGGTGTGAGCGGACGAGTTGTCGGGCACGGTCCCGACCAGTGTCGGTCAGGGTATAGGTTCCGTTGGCGTGTACGAGCTGGCTGTGCCGCACGAGGTAGCCGAGTGTCAGGCTGGTGGGCAACGGCCGGGAAAAGAGAATGTCCCGCAGGTAGAGGGCGTTTGGTTTGAGTTCCGGATCCCGTTCTTCGATGCGGTACATCAGGGCGACGATGTCATCCGCGAGAATCTGCCAGGCCAGAAACTGGCGTCTCAGAAAGACGATCACCACGCCATGTCGGGGGCCGAACAGGGCAGCGATGATAAACAGTAGACCGGCGGCGACCGCCATCATGCCGGCTGTCGAGGTACTCTGAAAACCAAACCAGTAGGGGACGGTGATGGCACTAATGTGCCCGATGATGGCTGAGAACATCGCCAGTAGAACGCTGAGGACCAGCATGACTCCCAGTCGATCGGTGAGCATATAGGCGGCGGCTGGGGGGACGACGAACATGGCGACAACCAGAATATTGCCGACTGCTTCAAAGCTGGCGACCGCGGTGATCGCGACCAGGGTCATCAGCGCATAATGGATGAGCGTCGCATTGAAGCCGGTAGTGGTAGCCAGAGCCGGGTCGAACGAACTGAGCTTCAGTTCTTTGAGAAATAGAATCACGAACAGCAAATTGATTAACAGTACGATTGAGAGCACAAAGACCACCCGGGGAATTTCCCAGCCGGCGACGAGCACGGTGTCGGCGGGAGTGAGTTCGATCGCTCCATAAAGGACGCAACCCGGATCGAGATCCACACGATCAGCTGCCTGGACAATCATCACCAGTCCCAGGGCAAACAGGGAGGTGAAGACGACGCCCATCGAGGCACCTTCATCCACTTTTCCAAAGCCGCGAATCCACTCGGTGAACAGCGCAGTCAAAATGCCGGCAATAACAGCACCGACAAACATGGGCAGGCTGCTGCGGGAGTCACTGATTAAGAAGGCTGCGGCCAGACCCGGCAAGATGGCGTGCGTGATCGCATCGCCGAGCATACTCATTTTACGGAGTACGAGAAAGTTGCCCAGCAGGGCAGTCGCGGCGGCACACAACATGCCCGCGACGATGATCCAGCCATCCAGAGTCCAGCTCCACTGTTCGAGTCCGCCCATCAGGTGGTCCTCCTGAAAGTGGGGGTACTCAGTGATTGAGGCAGATCAATGTCATGTGGACTCTGCAGAATTCCTTCCGTTGACTGACGAACCAGCAGGGATTCCAGTTCGGCGATCACTTCCGGTTCCAGGACATGCTCAATCGCATCGGCATCCTGATCGACTTTACTGGAAGCGACGTCTGCGTAGGTAATCAGGTAGAGTTCCCAGAGGCGATGCTCGTGCACGACACGGGCGGCTTCTTTCAATCCAGAGAGTGTCAGTTGCACGCGATTGTCTGAGAGTAACGTCACCAGACGTTCGTCCTGGGCACTGCGAATGATTTTCTTGAGGGCAGGCAGGGACCAACTCCGCAGCTGCTCCAGGGCAGAGAGTGAGACCGGTGGTGCACTGTCAGTCACGCCGATCGGGAGTTGCTGATGTGCTTCGAGGTATTCATAAAGGCCACGCAACAGGTGCTGGCGATTGACCTTGGTATTCAGTTCATAACGACGGTACTTGCGAACCAGGATCCCACGAGGGACGCCAAAAATCATGCTGAAGAGGAACATGGCTGTCGCGACGAGAACGATCATTGCACCGGAAGGGAGATTGGGGAAAATCGCACTCATGCCCGAACCGAGCATCCCACTTAAGGCTCCCAGCACCACAGCGACCACTGTCAGCCAGAGCATTTTTTCGGTCCAGAAGCGTGCGGCGGCAGGGGGAATCACGAGCAGAGAGATCATGAGAATCAGCCCCACTGCCTGCAGCCCAATGATCGTTACGATTACAACCAGTCCCATGAGGAGTGTGTCGAGCAGTACCACCGGAAAGCCTCTCGAATCGGCGAAGCCTTCATCGAAGCAGAGTAACGTCAGTTCCTTATACAATAACAATGCTACCAGTACACAGGTCAGTCCAGCACCGCCGATCAGCCAGGCATCGCTGGCGATCATGGAGGCGGTTTTCCCATAGATGAATGATTCGAGACCAGCAGCGTGCCCGGTCTGCATTTGCTGTACGATGTTGAGCAGCGCGATTCCCGCGCCGAAGAAGACGCTGAGCACGATGCCGAGGGCTGCATCTTCCTTGAGTCGGGTCAGATTGCGAATCATCAGGATACCGGCAATGCCCAATAGCCCACTAATGGCCGCCCCCGTTAACAGCAGAGGCAGCGATTTACCGTTCAAACCCAGAGTGCTGCCCATAATGAAGGCGATCGCGATCCCGGGGAGCGTCGCATGGCTGAGGGCGTCACCCATCAGTGCGCGTTTACGGAGCAGGGCGAAGCTGCCGATCATGCCAGCGGACATTCCCAGGAGCGTCGTGCCCAGAATGACAACCCGAGTGTTATAGTCCTGCATGAAGAAGACGCGTCGCCAGTCTTCCCAGGCAGGCCATTCAATACTGCGATCGGTGATGGACCGCTGTGTCTGAATGGACTTGCCTTCGGCAGCCAGGAGAATCTGGCCGGGACTCAGCAGGAGCAGCAGAATCAGCATCCGCGCGCTGAGGCTCATAGCGATTGCTCCCGGCGGCGCATCGTTTCGGTGGCTTCTTCCAGCAGGGTGAGTCGGCCACCATAAGTTTTTTGCAGGTTCTCCGGTGTGAAGACCTGCTCGGTCGGACCGTGATCGATGACTCGCATGTTGAGCAGAATGACGTAGTCAAAGTACTCGGGGACGGTCTGCAGGTCGTGATGAATCACGAGGGCCGTTTTGCCAGCCTGTTTCATTTCCTGCAGGATTTTCACAATGGCTTTTTCGGTGGCGGCATCGACGGCAGCGAACGGTTCGTCCATCAAATACAGGTCGGCATCTTGGACCAGGGCACGGGCGAGGAAGGTCCGCTGCTGCTGTCCGCCGGAGAGTTGGCTGATCTGACGCCGGGCATAGTCGGCGATCCCCACGCGTTCGAGGGCATCCAATGCGCGTTCGCGGTGTTTCTTACGAACAGGCAGGCACCAGCCGATCTCGCGGTAGAGTCCCATCGTGACAACATCGAGAGCATCGACGGGAAAATCCCAGTCAACGCTTTCCCGCTGAGGCACGTAGCCCACGCGGTGCCGGTTTTTCTGATATGGTTTACCGAAGATGTTGACGCGGCCCGAGGCCCTGGGAATCAGTTCCATGATGGCTTTGATGAGCGTACTTTTACCCGCTCCGTTCGGACCAATGATTCCGACCAGTTTCCCCGGCGGAATATCGAAGCTGACATCCCAGATTACAGGCTTACGGTGATAAGCGACCGTCAGGTCATACACGGAGAGGGGGATCTCTGCAGGCGATATTTCAGTCTGCGTTATCGGGCTCTGGTTTTGGGACGAATTCATCGAACTGGATCGATTCATGTTGGGTTTGAAGAAAAGTAGAGACTGAGCTGTGTTTCTCAGGGAGTGAGTTTATCCTGCATGCCTTTTTCCGGGGCAGTGCCCCCCAGCGCCCGGGCCACTATGGTGATATTGTGGTCGAGCATTCCGAGGTAAGTTCCTTCGTATGTCCCCGGTTCTCCCATAGCATCTGAGAACAGTTCTCCTCCTATTTCGATTTGATGCCCCTGCGCGCGGGCTCCTTCAATCAGAGCGGTAATATTCTTTTTAGAGACACTGCTTTCCACGAAGACCGCTTTGATTTTTTTCTTCACCAGCAGATCGACGAGTTCGTTAATCCGTTTCAGACCGGCTTCTGATTCGGTGGAGATGCCCTGTACGCCTTGAACATCGAGTCCATAAGCTCGGCCGAAATAATTGAAAGCATCGTGCGAGGTGATCAATGTGCGACTGTCTTCCGGGATCGATTTCAATGTTTCCAGACCGTACTTGTGCAGTTGCTCCAGTTTCTGTTTATAGGAAGCAGCATTCTTCTCGTAGACATCCGCGTGTTGCGGGTCGTATTGTGAGAGGGCGTCTTTGACGGCGTCGACACATTGAGACCAGGCGGAGACGTCCATCCAGACATGGGGGTCGTAGTGACCGCTAAAATCGTCGGGCTCCAGGAGCGTTTTTTCGTTGATCAGTTCGGTCACCGCATAGACCGGTTTATTGCGCGAGACCTTGATCAGGGTGTCGGTCATTTTGCCTTCGAGCATCAGGCCGGAATAGAAGACAACATCTGCGTTCATAATCGCCACAACATCATCGCGACTCGCTTTA harbors:
- a CDS encoding ABC transporter ATP-binding protein, yielding MNSSQNQSPITQTEISPAEIPLSVYDLTVAYHRKPVIWDVSFDIPPGKLVGIIGPNGAGKSTLIKAIMELIPRASGRVNIFGKPYQKNRHRVGYVPQRESVDWDFPVDALDVVTMGLYREIGWCLPVRKKHRERALDALERVGIADYARRQISQLSGGQQQRTFLARALVQDADLYLMDEPFAAVDAATEKAIVKILQEMKQAGKTALVIHHDLQTVPEYFDYVILLNMRVIDHGPTEQVFTPENLQKTYGGRLTLLEEATETMRRREQSL
- a CDS encoding zinc ABC transporter substrate-binding protein, which codes for MRKLFAFALMLIGLVGCQSQDNSTPQTKKEKSGTNIQYPIPVAATVGMVADLVKNVGQEYVDVKQIMGTGVDPHMHKASRDDVVAIMNADVVFYSGLMLEGKMTDTLIKVSRNKPVYAVTELINEKTLLEPDDFSGHYDPHVWMDVSAWSQCVDAVKDALSQYDPQHADVYEKNAASYKQKLEQLHKYGLETLKSIPEDSRTLITSHDAFNYFGRAYGLDVQGVQGISTESEAGLKRINELVDLLVKKKIKAVFVESSVSKKNITALIEGARAQGHQIEIGGELFSDAMGEPGTYEGTYLGMLDHNITIVARALGGTAPEKGMQDKLTP